In Oncorhynchus gorbuscha isolate QuinsamMale2020 ecotype Even-year unplaced genomic scaffold, OgorEven_v1.0 Un_scaffold_1051, whole genome shotgun sequence, one DNA window encodes the following:
- the bicdl2 gene encoding BICD family-like cargo adapter 2 isoform X4: protein MFSRKDSLPSPSLEDSFFPLSSTSSHSLSLAYPSSSSSSCCQGGSGSMGKAGLKAELEAGLETDLILAAELGQALLERNEELAEALTQRDRHVEVLQQEKHVLRRRLEVCELSSQQREAELTSELSSLLAELDRHHSRGQGQKREENTQLTELANHNHRLVEELAEAVSVEHSLRVELRSLREEMEDSSLSKTISSTQLDNTQAENRVLKERLGNMEEQLRLWQEDCDRLRGERERQRDTLTDLQTNLREREDQATETLLAHSTILQDKDQEINTLREKLCSREAELDSLREELQPFRSCQGKPSYSSLESELPGERGVYGASGERQSDPAAAEHHSTQGGAVAGGRRMAGGHAAADKSAGATAGRGERERKGTREREQERPASRSRLFTVGVEIPEKLKLSNHMDTVVKKA, encoded by the exons ATGTTCTCCAGAAAGGACAGCCTTCCCTCCCCCAGCTTGGAAGactccttcttccccctctcctccacctcctcccattctctctctctcgcttatccctcctcctcttcctcctcatgctGCCAGGGTGGGAGTGGCTCCATGGGGAAGGCGGGGTtaaaggcagagctggaggcaggtcTAGAGACAGATCTGATCCTGGCTGCTGAGTTGGGCCAGGCTCTGTTGGAGAGGAATGAAGAGCTGGCCGAggcactgacacagagagacagacatgtagag gtcctgCAGCAGGAGAAGCATGTTCTCCGGAGGAGATTGGAGGTATGTGAACTGTCGTCACAACAGAGAGAGGCGGAGCTAACCTCCGAACTCTCCTCCTTACTGGCCGAGCTGGACCGACATCACAGCCGGGGGCAGGGCCAGAAGCGGGAGGAGAACACACAGCTGACTGAGCTGGCCAATCACAACCACCGCCTGGTGGAAGAGTTGGCAGAg GCGGTGTCAGTAGAACACTCATTGCGTGTGGAACTCCGTTCACTCCGAGAAGAGATGGAAGACTCCTCCCTCAGCAAAACCATTAGTTCTACACAACTAGACAACACACAagcagag aacaGGGTGTTGAAGGAGAGGCTGGGTAATATGGAGGAACAGTTGAGGCTGTGGCAGGAGGACTGTGATAGGCTGAGAggcgagagggagaggcagagagacacactgaCAGATCTACAGAccaatctgagagagagagaagaccag GCTACAGAGACACTGTTGGCCCACTCTACCATCCTACAAGACAAAGACCAGGAGATAAACACACTGAGAGAAAAG CTATGCTCCAGAGAGGCGGAGCTTGATTCTCTGAGGGAGGAGCTACAGCCGTTCAGGAGCTGTCAAGGAAAACCCAGCTACAG ctcCCTGGAGAGCGAG ctcccTGGAGAGCGAGGTGTGTACGGTGCGAGCGGAGAGAGACAGTCTGACCCAGCAGCTGCTGAACACCATTCAACACAAGGTGGTGCTGTCGCAGGAGGTCGACGCATGGCAG gaGGACATGCGGCTGCTGATAAGTCAGCAGGTGCAACAGcaggcagaggagaaagagagagaaaaggaacgagagaaagagagcaaga
- the bicdl2 gene encoding BICD family-like cargo adapter 2 isoform X1, producing the protein MFSRKDSLPSPSLEDSFFPLSSTSSHSLSLAYPSSSSSSCCQGGSGSMGKAGLKAELEAGLETDLILAAELGQALLERNEELAEALTQRDRHVEVLQQEKHVLRRRLEVCELSSQQREAELTSELSSLLAELDRHHSRGQGQKREENTQLTELANHNHRLVEELAEAVSVEHSLRVELRSLREEMEDSSLSKTISSTQLDNTQAENRVLKERLGNMEEQLRLWQEDCDRLRGERERQRDTLTDLQTNLREREDQLEQEQSVVFELRTLSRSLERRVQRLEEDTSLDNTHTHTHPLSLLSEIQQTQATETLLAHSTILQDKDQEINTLREKLCSREAELDSLREELQPFRSCQGKPSYSSLESELPGERGVYGASGERQSDPAAAEHHSTQGGAVAGGRRMAGGHAAADKSAGATAGRGERERKGTREREQERPASRSRLFTVGVEIPEKLKLSNHMDTVVKKA; encoded by the exons ATGTTCTCCAGAAAGGACAGCCTTCCCTCCCCCAGCTTGGAAGactccttcttccccctctcctccacctcctcccattctctctctctcgcttatccctcctcctcttcctcctcatgctGCCAGGGTGGGAGTGGCTCCATGGGGAAGGCGGGGTtaaaggcagagctggaggcaggtcTAGAGACAGATCTGATCCTGGCTGCTGAGTTGGGCCAGGCTCTGTTGGAGAGGAATGAAGAGCTGGCCGAggcactgacacagagagacagacatgtagag gtcctgCAGCAGGAGAAGCATGTTCTCCGGAGGAGATTGGAGGTATGTGAACTGTCGTCACAACAGAGAGAGGCGGAGCTAACCTCCGAACTCTCCTCCTTACTGGCCGAGCTGGACCGACATCACAGCCGGGGGCAGGGCCAGAAGCGGGAGGAGAACACACAGCTGACTGAGCTGGCCAATCACAACCACCGCCTGGTGGAAGAGTTGGCAGAg GCGGTGTCAGTAGAACACTCATTGCGTGTGGAACTCCGTTCACTCCGAGAAGAGATGGAAGACTCCTCCCTCAGCAAAACCATTAGTTCTACACAACTAGACAACACACAagcagag aacaGGGTGTTGAAGGAGAGGCTGGGTAATATGGAGGAACAGTTGAGGCTGTGGCAGGAGGACTGTGATAGGCTGAGAggcgagagggagaggcagagagacacactgaCAGATCTACAGAccaatctgagagagagagaagaccag ttggagCAGGAACAGAGTGTGGTGTTTGAGTTGCGGACACTGAGCCGTTCTCTAGAGCGGAGAGTCCAGAGGCTGGAAGAGGACACCAGtctggacaacacacacactcacacacaccctctgtcaCTTCTCAGTGAGATACAGCAGActcag GCTACAGAGACACTGTTGGCCCACTCTACCATCCTACAAGACAAAGACCAGGAGATAAACACACTGAGAGAAAAG CTATGCTCCAGAGAGGCGGAGCTTGATTCTCTGAGGGAGGAGCTACAGCCGTTCAGGAGCTGTCAAGGAAAACCCAGCTACAG ctcCCTGGAGAGCGAG ctcccTGGAGAGCGAGGTGTGTACGGTGCGAGCGGAGAGAGACAGTCTGACCCAGCAGCTGCTGAACACCATTCAACACAAGGTGGTGCTGTCGCAGGAGGTCGACGCATGGCAG gaGGACATGCGGCTGCTGATAAGTCAGCAGGTGCAACAGcaggcagaggagaaagagagagaaaaggaacgagagaaagagagcaaga
- the bicdl2 gene encoding BICD family-like cargo adapter 2 isoform X2, which produces MFSRKDSLPSPSLEDSFFPLSSTSSHSLSLAYPSSSSSSCCQGGSGSMGKAGLKAELEAGLETDLILAAELGQALLERNEELAEALTQRDRHVEVLQQEKHVLRRRLEVCELSSQQREAELTSELSSLLAELDRHHSRGQGQKREENTQLTELANHNHRLVEELAEAVSVEHSLRVELRSLREEMEDSSLSKTISSTQLDNTQAENRVLKERLGNMEEQLRLWQEDCDRLRGERERQRDTLTDLQTNLREREDQLEQEQSVVFELRTLSRSLERRVQRLEEDTSLDNTHTHTHPLSLLSEIQQTQATETLLAHSTILQDKDQEINTLREKLCSREAELDSLREELQPFRSCQGKPSYSSLESEVCTVRAERDSLTQQLLNTIQHKVVLSQEVDAWQEDMRLLISQQVQQQAEEKEREKEREKESKSKGLQRTRSMRVRGERGKGGFFSSLFKGDE; this is translated from the exons ATGTTCTCCAGAAAGGACAGCCTTCCCTCCCCCAGCTTGGAAGactccttcttccccctctcctccacctcctcccattctctctctctcgcttatccctcctcctcttcctcctcatgctGCCAGGGTGGGAGTGGCTCCATGGGGAAGGCGGGGTtaaaggcagagctggaggcaggtcTAGAGACAGATCTGATCCTGGCTGCTGAGTTGGGCCAGGCTCTGTTGGAGAGGAATGAAGAGCTGGCCGAggcactgacacagagagacagacatgtagag gtcctgCAGCAGGAGAAGCATGTTCTCCGGAGGAGATTGGAGGTATGTGAACTGTCGTCACAACAGAGAGAGGCGGAGCTAACCTCCGAACTCTCCTCCTTACTGGCCGAGCTGGACCGACATCACAGCCGGGGGCAGGGCCAGAAGCGGGAGGAGAACACACAGCTGACTGAGCTGGCCAATCACAACCACCGCCTGGTGGAAGAGTTGGCAGAg GCGGTGTCAGTAGAACACTCATTGCGTGTGGAACTCCGTTCACTCCGAGAAGAGATGGAAGACTCCTCCCTCAGCAAAACCATTAGTTCTACACAACTAGACAACACACAagcagag aacaGGGTGTTGAAGGAGAGGCTGGGTAATATGGAGGAACAGTTGAGGCTGTGGCAGGAGGACTGTGATAGGCTGAGAggcgagagggagaggcagagagacacactgaCAGATCTACAGAccaatctgagagagagagaagaccag ttggagCAGGAACAGAGTGTGGTGTTTGAGTTGCGGACACTGAGCCGTTCTCTAGAGCGGAGAGTCCAGAGGCTGGAAGAGGACACCAGtctggacaacacacacactcacacacaccctctgtcaCTTCTCAGTGAGATACAGCAGActcag GCTACAGAGACACTGTTGGCCCACTCTACCATCCTACAAGACAAAGACCAGGAGATAAACACACTGAGAGAAAAG CTATGCTCCAGAGAGGCGGAGCTTGATTCTCTGAGGGAGGAGCTACAGCCGTTCAGGAGCTGTCAAGGAAAACCCAGCTACAG ctcccTGGAGAGCGAGGTGTGTACGGTGCGAGCGGAGAGAGACAGTCTGACCCAGCAGCTGCTGAACACCATTCAACACAAGGTGGTGCTGTCGCAGGAGGTCGACGCATGGCAG gaGGACATGCGGCTGCTGATAAGTCAGCAGGTGCAACAGcaggcagaggagaaagagagagaaaaggaacgagagaaagagagcaagagtaAGGGGCTGCAGAGAACCCGGTCCATGAGAgtcagaggagaaagagggaaaggaggattcttctcttccctctttaaaggggatgaatag
- the bicdl2 gene encoding BICD family-like cargo adapter 2 isoform X3: MFSRKDSLPSPSLEDSFFPLSSTSSHSLSLAYPSSSSSSCCQGGSGSMGKAGLKAELEAGLETDLILAAELGQALLERNEELAEALTQRDRHVEVLQQEKHVLRRRLEVCELSSQQREAELTSELSSLLAELDRHHSRGQGQKREENTQLTELANHNHRLVEELAEAVSVEHSLRVELRSLREEMEDSSLSKTISSTQLDNTQAENRVLKERLGNMEEQLRLWQEDCDRLRGERERQRDTLTDLQTNLREREDQLEQEQSVVFELRTLSRSLERRVQRLEEDTSLDNTHTHTHPLSLLSEIQQTQATETLLAHSTILQDKDQEINTLREKLCSREAELDSLREELQPFRSCQGKPSYSSLESEVCTVRAERDSLTQQLLNTIQHKVVLSQEVDAWQEDMRLLISQQVQQQAEEKEREKEREKESKKGQPPGVASSLLALRSQRSLNYLTIWTLW; encoded by the exons ATGTTCTCCAGAAAGGACAGCCTTCCCTCCCCCAGCTTGGAAGactccttcttccccctctcctccacctcctcccattctctctctctcgcttatccctcctcctcttcctcctcatgctGCCAGGGTGGGAGTGGCTCCATGGGGAAGGCGGGGTtaaaggcagagctggaggcaggtcTAGAGACAGATCTGATCCTGGCTGCTGAGTTGGGCCAGGCTCTGTTGGAGAGGAATGAAGAGCTGGCCGAggcactgacacagagagacagacatgtagag gtcctgCAGCAGGAGAAGCATGTTCTCCGGAGGAGATTGGAGGTATGTGAACTGTCGTCACAACAGAGAGAGGCGGAGCTAACCTCCGAACTCTCCTCCTTACTGGCCGAGCTGGACCGACATCACAGCCGGGGGCAGGGCCAGAAGCGGGAGGAGAACACACAGCTGACTGAGCTGGCCAATCACAACCACCGCCTGGTGGAAGAGTTGGCAGAg GCGGTGTCAGTAGAACACTCATTGCGTGTGGAACTCCGTTCACTCCGAGAAGAGATGGAAGACTCCTCCCTCAGCAAAACCATTAGTTCTACACAACTAGACAACACACAagcagag aacaGGGTGTTGAAGGAGAGGCTGGGTAATATGGAGGAACAGTTGAGGCTGTGGCAGGAGGACTGTGATAGGCTGAGAggcgagagggagaggcagagagacacactgaCAGATCTACAGAccaatctgagagagagagaagaccag ttggagCAGGAACAGAGTGTGGTGTTTGAGTTGCGGACACTGAGCCGTTCTCTAGAGCGGAGAGTCCAGAGGCTGGAAGAGGACACCAGtctggacaacacacacactcacacacaccctctgtcaCTTCTCAGTGAGATACAGCAGActcag GCTACAGAGACACTGTTGGCCCACTCTACCATCCTACAAGACAAAGACCAGGAGATAAACACACTGAGAGAAAAG CTATGCTCCAGAGAGGCGGAGCTTGATTCTCTGAGGGAGGAGCTACAGCCGTTCAGGAGCTGTCAAGGAAAACCCAGCTACAG ctcccTGGAGAGCGAGGTGTGTACGGTGCGAGCGGAGAGAGACAGTCTGACCCAGCAGCTGCTGAACACCATTCAACACAAGGTGGTGCTGTCGCAGGAGGTCGACGCATGGCAG gaGGACATGCGGCTGCTGATAAGTCAGCAGGTGCAACAGcaggcagaggagaaagagagagaaaaggaacgagagaaagagagcaaga